The Cellulomonas flavigena DSM 20109 DNA segment GCCCCGCGTCCGTCCGGTGCCGCGTCGCCCGTCGCCGGGGCCCCGGTGCCGTCGCCCGACGCCGCCACGCCCGCGACACCGCGGCCCGCGTGGCTCCGTGACGCACCCGTCCCGACCGGTCCGCGCAGCGGCTCGTCGCCGGAGCAGGGCGGCGGCTCGCGCGCCGACGCGTGGCGCCGTGCCTGGGGGCTGCCCCCGACGGACGACGACACCGGCTCGCAGGAGGAACGATGAACGCCACCCGCCACGCGGCGGCCCCGGGCGCCGCGTCCCGACGGCGTCCGGGCGTGCTGCTGGTGACGGCGGTGCTCCCGCTGCTCGTCGTCGCCGGCTGCAGCACGCCGCTGCCCACCGCGGACCCGGAACCCGTCCCCGCGGTCCCGCCGCCCGCGGTGTCCGTCGCGCAGGCCCAGCGCGTGCTCGACGCGGTCGCGGACGTCGTGGCCGCGGGCGACGAGACCAACGACCCCGCAGGCCTGGCGGCGCGGCTCGAGGGACCCGCGCTGGCGATCCGGTCGGCCGAGTACGTGCGGACCGTGGCGACGGGCGGCGCCCGGCCACCGACCGTGCTGCCCTTCGACGAGCAGGCGCTGATCGTCCCCGAGACCGACACGTGGCCGCGGGTGCAGCTCGTGGTGACGGAGCAGCCCGCCGACCTCCAGGCGCCCCGCGTGCTCGTGCTGCGCCAGTCGGCCCCGCGCGAGCAGTACAAGCTCTGGGGCTGGGCGCGGCTGCTGCCGTCGGCGCAGACGCCGGCCACGGCGGCGCCCGAGGAGGGCAGCCCGACGCTCCCCCCGGACGCCGAGGGTCTGCTCGTCACTCCGCGCGACGCGGTCGCGCAGTACACCGACGTCCTCGCCAACGGCGACGCGTCGCCGCACGTGGGCTCGTTCGCCCCGGACGCCTTCCGGTCGGCGATCGAGTCCGAGCGCTCCGGAGTCGTCACCCAGCTCGGGGACGCGGCGACGCTGTCCCAGACGTACGCGCCGAAGGGCGAGCCGGTGGTGACGATGCAGACCGCGGACGGCGGCGCGATCGTCGTCAGCGAGATCGAGACCACGACGACCGTCACGCTGCCCCCGACGGGCGGCAGCATCCAGGTGGAGCCGTTCTACTCGGCGCTGGCCGGAGGTGCGACGACGGCGGGCACGAGCCTGACGCGCATCTTCGCCGGCGTCGTCGTGATGTACGTGCCGCCCGCCGGCAGCGATGCGCAGGTGCAGGTCCTCGCGGGCGAGCAGTCGGTCACCGGCGCGGCCACGGCGTGAGCCGGGGCCCGTCGAGAGGGCAGAATCCTCCCGGAGCCGTGCACCCGCGGGTGCACGGCGAGGACCGACCTGAGCACGACGACCTGAGGAGCTCGTGATGTCGCAGCCGTCGCAGCCGCCCCGTCCCCGCCTCGACGCGCGTGGGGCGGTGGACCTGTCGGCGCTGGCACGCCCGTCCACGCCACCGCCCGGCAGCCCCGGCGGGCTCGAGGCCGCCGCGGCCTACGTCAAGGACGTCGACCAGTCGACGTTCGCCGACGTCGTGCAGTCCTCCACGCAGCACCCCGTGGTGGTCGTGCTGTGGGCGCCGTGGAGCGAGGTGAGCCAGCAGGTCGCGGCCGACCTCGCAGCGCTCGCGGCCGAGGACGCCGGCCGGTGGCTGCTGGCACGTATCGACGCGGAGGCCAACCCCCAGGTGGCGGCTGCGTTCCAGGCGCAGTCCGTGCCGACCGTGGTCGCGGTCCTCGGGGGGCAGCCCGTCCCTCTGTTCCAGGGGTCGTACCCGCGCGAGCAGGTGCGCGGCGTGCTCGACCAGCTCCTCGCGGCCGCCGAGGCGAACGGCGTCACCGGACGCGTGCAGGCGGGGCCCGCACCCGAGGCCCCGGCCGAGCCGGCACTGCCGCCGCTGCACCAGGAGGCCTACGACGCGATCGAGCGCGACGACCTCCCGGCCGCGCGAAACGCGTACGAGCGTGCGTTGCGCGACAACCCTCGCGACGCGATGGCGCGCGCGGGGCTCGCCCAGGTGGGCCTCATGCAGCGCACGGCGGGCGCCGACCTCCGCGCGGTGCGCGAGGCGGCAGCCGCACACCCCGACGACGTCGACGCGCAGCTCGCGGTCGCCGACCTCGACGTCTTCGGCGGGGCGGTGGAGGACGCGTTCGCACGTCTCGTCGACCTGGTGCGTCGCACCGCGGGGGACGAGCGGGAGCGTGTCCGGGTGCGCCTGGTCGACCTCTTCGAGGTCCTCGGGTCGGACGACCCGCGGGTCGTCGCCGCGCGCCGGGCGCTGGCCGCCGCGCTCTACTGACCGACGCGCGGGACCGGCCGCCGCCCGGGCCACCGCGC contains these protein-coding regions:
- a CDS encoding tetratricopeptide repeat protein, translating into MSQPSQPPRPRLDARGAVDLSALARPSTPPPGSPGGLEAAAAYVKDVDQSTFADVVQSSTQHPVVVVLWAPWSEVSQQVAADLAALAAEDAGRWLLARIDAEANPQVAAAFQAQSVPTVVAVLGGQPVPLFQGSYPREQVRGVLDQLLAAAEANGVTGRVQAGPAPEAPAEPALPPLHQEAYDAIERDDLPAARNAYERALRDNPRDAMARAGLAQVGLMQRTAGADLRAVREAAAAHPDDVDAQLAVADLDVFGGAVEDAFARLVDLVRRTAGDERERVRVRLVDLFEVLGSDDPRVVAARRALAAALY